The following proteins are encoded in a genomic region of Bacillus sp. Marseille-Q1617:
- a CDS encoding cupin domain-containing protein, which yields MYYPYYTNDYTNGSQNHQVMDVLLNGIIGKASAVDFYSRLANVAPDKEHRNQLAQIAEDERAQWGRLTNLYISMTGVQPMYEIEQIPFYSYQEGLQKGYEAELESYEHYRTGTMITQDPSIYEAFFNACKGEWEHADKLRYLGTAAGNRMDYGPEPFTIDIEEATVSNNTFRTALWTGEHLQVTLMSIGVGEDIGLENHPELDQFLRIEQGQGVVQMGNDPNNLTFQRNVEDDYAIVIPAGTWHNLTNTGNEPLKLYSIYAPPQHPKGTVHKTKADAMAAEEAEHGRYLGAFWS from the coding sequence ATGTATTATCCATATTATACGAATGATTATACGAATGGGAGTCAGAATCACCAGGTAATGGACGTATTACTGAACGGAATCATTGGAAAGGCTTCAGCGGTTGATTTTTACAGCAGGCTGGCAAATGTGGCTCCAGATAAGGAACACAGGAATCAACTAGCCCAAATCGCAGAGGACGAAAGAGCGCAGTGGGGCCGGTTGACCAATCTATATATCTCGATGACTGGAGTGCAGCCGATGTATGAGATTGAACAGATTCCTTTTTATAGTTACCAGGAAGGACTCCAAAAAGGTTATGAAGCGGAACTGGAGAGCTATGAACACTACCGGACGGGAACAATGATCACCCAGGATCCTTCTATTTATGAAGCTTTCTTTAACGCCTGCAAAGGTGAATGGGAGCATGCGGACAAATTAAGATACTTGGGCACTGCTGCAGGAAATCGAATGGATTATGGACCGGAACCGTTCACTATTGATATTGAAGAGGCGACAGTCAGCAATAATACATTCCGCACCGCCCTCTGGACAGGGGAACATCTTCAGGTTACATTGATGAGCATAGGTGTCGGGGAAGATATCGGCCTTGAAAACCATCCGGAACTTGACCAGTTCCTCCGAATAGAGCAGGGGCAGGGTGTCGTACAAATGGGGAATGATCCAAATAACCTGACCTTTCAAAGGAACGTAGAGGATGACTACGCAATCGTGATTCCTGCTGGTACTTGGCATAACCTTACGAATACAGGAAATGAGCCTCTGAAGCTTTACTCGATCTATGCTCCGCCGCAGCATCCAAAAGGCACTGTTCATAAGACAAAAGCAGATGCGATGGCTGCTGAAGAAGCGGAGCATGGCAGGTATTTAGGCGCGTTTTGGAGTTAA
- the abc-f gene encoding ribosomal protection-like ABC-F family protein has translation MLELSMNGVKKYMDATLVLEDITFEVFTGEKVGIVGANGSGKSTILKLISGAESMHYYPGYPQTSSYGYDEGFVNVPKNAAVALLEQMPRFPRGLKVIDVLNLAFEEVNLIEKQMREIEEAMETLDGAGLEKALTKYSDLVGLYEMKGGYETEEKLGRVCTGLKFDESFLNRDFDYLSGGEKTTVMLGKLLIHAPDILLLDEPTNHLDMESIEWLENYLKSYKGIVLIVSHDRYFLDNVVTKIVEIEDMTSKTYKGNYSSYVRQKEENLRIQYEHFREQQKKIGNMEHQVKNLRDWALRADNNKFFRRAASIQKKIDKLDRVDKPVFEKKNMRIDFTASERSGNETVKAIGLSKRFLDKVIFKDAELMIHFGERVGLIGSNGSGKTTFLKMLFGEEQPNAGMVELGANVKPAYLPQKIVFSNEELTVLEAFREDISILEGKAREYLAKFMFYKGSVFKKVKHLSGGERIRLKLAMLLFRDINLLILDEPTNHLDIESIETLEEALEEFKGTIFFISHDRYFINKMSERVVAIEDHGFKSYTGNYDDYREEGEKIKIRQLIKEPVEKVKKPQRKGVDPKKEEEKFLSKVEALENEIVQLDEAMGHGELEHEELGELDRRKRKLNEELESIWETWMKFAE, from the coding sequence ATGCTTGAATTATCAATGAATGGTGTAAAAAAATATATGGATGCCACACTGGTTCTTGAAGATATTACGTTTGAGGTGTTTACCGGAGAGAAGGTGGGGATCGTCGGTGCCAATGGAAGCGGGAAGAGCACGATATTGAAATTGATTTCAGGGGCGGAATCCATGCATTACTATCCAGGCTATCCTCAAACTTCCAGCTACGGCTATGATGAGGGGTTTGTAAATGTACCTAAAAACGCGGCAGTCGCTCTCCTTGAACAAATGCCCCGGTTCCCGCGTGGTCTGAAGGTCATCGATGTCTTAAACCTTGCCTTTGAAGAAGTTAACCTCATCGAAAAGCAGATGCGTGAAATAGAAGAAGCGATGGAAACACTCGATGGTGCGGGTCTTGAAAAAGCCCTGACAAAATACAGCGATCTCGTTGGGTTGTATGAAATGAAGGGGGGATATGAGACAGAGGAAAAATTGGGCAGGGTATGCACCGGATTGAAGTTTGATGAAAGTTTTTTAAACAGGGATTTCGATTATTTGAGCGGCGGGGAAAAAACAACCGTCATGCTAGGGAAGCTTCTTATTCATGCGCCGGACATCCTGCTATTGGATGAACCGACCAACCATCTGGATATGGAGTCGATCGAATGGCTCGAAAACTATCTGAAGAGCTACAAGGGAATTGTCCTCATTGTATCCCATGACCGTTATTTTCTAGATAACGTGGTTACAAAGATCGTTGAAATAGAGGATATGACATCGAAGACGTATAAAGGAAATTACTCCTCCTATGTCCGTCAAAAAGAAGAAAATCTGCGCATTCAATATGAGCACTTCCGTGAGCAGCAGAAGAAAATCGGCAATATGGAACATCAGGTAAAAAATCTGAGGGACTGGGCGCTTCGAGCCGATAACAATAAGTTTTTCAGAAGAGCTGCAAGCATCCAGAAAAAAATTGACAAACTGGATAGGGTCGACAAACCGGTATTTGAAAAAAAGAATATGAGAATTGACTTCACAGCTTCCGAGCGGTCTGGAAATGAAACAGTTAAAGCAATAGGTCTGTCTAAACGATTTCTCGATAAAGTGATTTTTAAAGATGCCGAGTTGATGATTCATTTCGGGGAACGAGTAGGATTGATTGGTTCAAATGGAAGCGGGAAGACGACATTCCTGAAAATGCTCTTTGGAGAGGAACAGCCGAATGCTGGAATGGTGGAACTTGGCGCAAATGTCAAGCCGGCTTATCTGCCTCAAAAAATCGTGTTTTCCAATGAAGAGCTCACCGTTCTGGAAGCTTTCAGGGAGGACATTTCGATTTTAGAAGGAAAAGCACGAGAATACTTGGCAAAATTCATGTTCTATAAAGGCAGTGTCTTCAAAAAAGTGAAACATCTGTCAGGCGGTGAACGAATCAGGCTGAAACTTGCCATGCTACTGTTTCGGGATATCAATTTATTGATACTTGATGAGCCTACGAACCACCTGGATATTGAATCAATTGAAACATTGGAAGAAGCACTCGAGGAATTCAAAGGAACCATCTTCTTCATCTCCCACGATCGTTATTTTATCAATAAGATGAGTGAGAGGGTGGTAGCGATTGAGGATCATGGATTTAAAAGTTACACTGGAAATTACGATGATTACCGAGAGGAAGGCGAGAAAATAAAAATCAGGCAGTTAATCAAAGAGCCTGTTGAAAAGGTTAAGAAGCCGCAAAGAAAGGGTGTAGATCCTAAGAAAGAAGAAGAAAAATTCTTGTCGAAGGTGGAAGCGCTTGAGAATGAGATCGTTCAACTGGATGAAGCCATGGGCCATGGTGAATTGGAACATGAGGAGCTGGGCGAGCTTGATAGAAGGAAGCGGAAGTTGAATGAAGAGCTTGAGTCAATATGGGAAACTTGGATGAAGTTTGCAGAGTGA
- a CDS encoding STAS domain-containing protein — protein MNTKNDELYEFILQNTDDLTNTWFKSKKASIGSIYSESVPITIEEKLRAQNKKFIMSIAQIFKHRDDEKKYEAIKQWANEVARDRVLTNTPLSEIIHQFKLFRQIYWNKIDGFTQTDPSGISPAQLLEWSNQFNFAFDSVIEEFVITYTDFHQATVAAQKEVIMELSSPVIKLTHSTAVLPLIGNIDTHRAKSLIESSLEQCQKKGIECLVIDISGVAIVDTMVANQIFLLVSALDLIGVKSIITGMRPEVAQTATQLGLDFSKIAIYSNLERAIEDIKGIFESSL, from the coding sequence ATGAATACTAAAAATGATGAATTATATGAATTTATCTTGCAAAACACGGATGATCTGACCAACACTTGGTTTAAATCTAAAAAAGCTTCAATCGGCAGTATCTATTCAGAAAGTGTACCAATTACCATTGAAGAGAAGCTTCGTGCACAAAACAAAAAATTCATCATGTCGATCGCACAAATATTTAAACATCGTGATGATGAAAAAAAGTATGAAGCGATTAAACAATGGGCCAATGAGGTGGCCAGGGATCGAGTCTTAACGAATACTCCTCTAAGTGAAATAATCCATCAATTCAAGTTGTTCAGACAAATTTACTGGAATAAAATCGATGGATTCACTCAAACGGATCCTTCAGGTATATCTCCAGCCCAACTGTTAGAATGGTCGAATCAATTCAATTTTGCTTTTGATAGCGTGATTGAGGAATTTGTCATAACCTATACAGATTTTCATCAAGCCACTGTTGCAGCACAAAAAGAAGTGATCATGGAACTGAGCTCACCTGTCATCAAATTGACTCATTCCACCGCTGTCCTGCCTTTGATCGGCAATATCGATACTCATAGAGCAAAATCATTGATAGAATCAAGTCTGGAGCAATGCCAGAAGAAAGGCATTGAGTGCCTGGTGATCGATATTTCCGGTGTGGCGATTGTTGATACAATGGTAGCAAACCAAATATTCCTGCTTGTTTCTGCTTTAGATTTAATCGGGGTGAAAAGCATCATTACCGGAATGAGACCGGAAGTCGCACAGACAGCTACCCAGCTGGGACTCGATTTTTCAAAGATTGCTATTTACTCTAATCTGGAGAGAGCGATTGAAGATATTAAGGGGATTTTTGAAAGTTCATTATAA
- a CDS encoding nucleotidyltransferase domain-containing protein: MRQEIAVEKVAASLKGDPRVRSIFLKGSMGRKEHDQYSDIDLYCLVDEREEKEFLERRIDHIKAYKDLLFYDDIFIIAPQIIAIYDDWLHIDLFTVTEKTIQEKDFFTVLYDPDNLMKKYETVQHLTITKGHFKDSVLDAAWFLFQYKKAAERGNHTWAPEMLRHTMRNVTTILLSRYARERALLGLKTIHRDLPQNIQDRVVGIYEQMTPSRHAAAAHEIASLLKGEYHWIQEELKDGEQETGSFMKLMVETVLKD, from the coding sequence ATGCGTCAGGAAATCGCAGTAGAAAAAGTGGCTGCCAGTTTAAAAGGGGACCCGAGGGTACGCAGTATTTTCTTAAAGGGATCTATGGGAAGGAAAGAACATGATCAGTATTCTGATATCGATTTGTATTGCCTGGTAGATGAAAGAGAAGAGAAAGAGTTCCTCGAGAGACGCATTGATCATATCAAAGCTTATAAGGACCTGCTCTTTTATGATGATATTTTCATCATCGCCCCCCAGATCATTGCCATTTATGACGACTGGCTGCACATCGATCTGTTCACCGTTACGGAGAAGACGATACAAGAAAAGGATTTCTTTACCGTACTCTACGATCCTGACAACCTGATGAAAAAATATGAAACTGTCCAGCACCTGACGATCACCAAAGGTCATTTCAAGGACAGCGTGCTCGACGCAGCCTGGTTCCTGTTTCAATATAAAAAAGCAGCGGAGAGAGGTAATCATACATGGGCGCCCGAAATGCTCCGTCATACCATGAGGAACGTGACGACCATCCTCTTGTCACGATACGCGAGGGAGAGGGCACTCCTTGGCTTGAAGACCATACATAGGGATTTGCCGCAAAACATACAAGACCGGGTAGTTGGAATTTATGAACAAATGACTCCTTCCCGACACGCCGCAGCTGCTCATGAGATAGCGAGTCTGTTGAAAGGTGAATACCATTGGATTCAGGAAGAGCTTAAAGATGGAGAACAGGAGACAGGTTCCTTCATGAAGTTAATGGTGGAAACGGTTTTGAAAGATTAA
- a CDS encoding M14 family zinc carboxypeptidase — protein sequence MNKKRVIVSTALGLALLASQSTYANPQSNPNGPYVEREQNVSLSSLMTNQELEDKLLKLEHSSQGKMQLDIAGYSNNGFPLYVAKYGDHDPDKKRVLIYTQIHGNEVLGTEAAMEIMQKFNSGDKAINEMLDEVSVWIMPRVNPDGTMTEYEGNWNPVRYNHQTWDPEALGMPADTKNPWYYNPGIERGQANDGRINYGIPGYDLNRDFNPNFDFDINEADKEKLAEVLNDEKTNNINSTGFGVSPEARAVTNVVKEFNPDFAIDVHHRGFNVLSEEDSRSVSISVLGLFTTTPYIDPFTGKTYEVDTEVEKLSKQMTVVGYQSLQRGFSSFGAIQQYPQVNYPGSGLGAIQLNGTATMLIEVKGQTQTLGQKQNGMLKETVKVPVYDMLNSIADGSINDVDANLYDEIPPAYGSISDPTTRD from the coding sequence ATGAACAAGAAAAGGGTTATTGTATCTACCGCATTGGGGTTAGCATTACTGGCTTCTCAAAGTACATATGCAAATCCCCAATCGAATCCAAATGGTCCGTATGTGGAAAGAGAACAAAATGTTTCATTGTCCAGTCTGATGACGAATCAAGAACTGGAGGACAAGCTCTTGAAGCTCGAACATTCTTCTCAAGGAAAGATGCAGCTGGACATTGCCGGGTATTCCAACAATGGTTTTCCTTTATATGTAGCTAAATATGGTGATCATGATCCGGATAAGAAACGCGTGCTGATTTATACGCAGATTCACGGAAATGAAGTGCTCGGTACAGAAGCGGCCATGGAAATCATGCAGAAGTTCAATTCAGGGGATAAGGCCATCAATGAAATGCTCGATGAGGTCTCTGTCTGGATTATGCCTCGTGTAAACCCGGACGGTACCATGACGGAATATGAAGGAAACTGGAATCCGGTCCGTTACAACCACCAGACATGGGACCCTGAAGCTTTGGGTATGCCGGCCGATACGAAAAATCCTTGGTATTATAATCCTGGTATCGAAAGAGGACAAGCTAACGACGGAAGAATCAATTACGGTATTCCTGGATATGACCTAAACCGCGATTTTAACCCTAACTTTGATTTTGACATCAATGAGGCCGACAAGGAAAAGCTTGCTGAAGTGCTGAATGATGAGAAGACAAACAATATCAACTCCACCGGGTTTGGTGTCTCTCCTGAAGCTAGAGCGGTCACAAACGTAGTCAAGGAATTCAATCCAGACTTTGCAATCGATGTCCATCACCGAGGCTTCAATGTCCTTTCTGAAGAAGACAGCCGCTCTGTTTCCATCTCGGTCCTGGGTCTGTTCACCACAACACCATATATAGATCCTTTTACAGGAAAAACCTATGAAGTCGATACAGAAGTAGAAAAGCTCAGTAAGCAAATGACCGTAGTCGGCTATCAGTCCCTGCAAAGAGGATTCTCATCATTCGGGGCAATCCAGCAGTACCCTCAAGTGAATTATCCTGGTTCCGGTTTAGGTGCGATTCAATTAAACGGTACAGCCACCATGCTCATTGAAGTGAAAGGCCAAACACAGACACTCGGTCAAAAGCAGAATGGCATGCTGAAGGAAACAGTCAAGGTGCCGGTCTATGATATGTTGAATTCGATTGCGGACGGCTCTATAAATGATGTCGATGCCAATTTATATGATGAGATTCCGCCTGCTTATGGCAGTATCAGTGACCCTACAACACGTGACTAA
- a CDS encoding VOC family protein translates to MKKTLDHIGIAVRNLEDTIQFYENILGATLLDRYRSDAKGVESEIAVMEVDGHRTELLAPTNNVTSPIARFIKQKGKGVHHIAYRVEDLDAALSELQDQGIRVLEDSLRINKHGRRLIYLNPADTEGTIIEYCDYPGVAKP, encoded by the coding sequence ATGAAAAAGACTTTAGACCACATTGGTATTGCTGTTAGAAACCTGGAAGACACTATTCAATTTTACGAAAATATTCTCGGAGCCACCCTGCTCGATCGTTACAGAAGCGATGCAAAAGGCGTGGAGAGCGAAATCGCCGTCATGGAAGTGGACGGGCACAGGACCGAATTGCTTGCACCGACGAATAATGTGACGTCACCGATTGCGCGTTTCATTAAGCAGAAAGGAAAAGGTGTCCACCATATTGCGTATCGTGTCGAGGACCTTGATGCTGCTTTGTCAGAGCTCCAGGATCAGGGAATTCGTGTATTAGAGGACAGTCTCCGCATAAACAAACATGGCCGGCGATTGATTTATTTGAACCCGGCTGATACAGAAGGGACGATCATCGAGTATTGTGATTATCCTGGTGTTGCTAAACCATAA
- a CDS encoding DUF2268 domain-containing protein — protein MKKQALTIMTILLFTLSACAEDENNTEKIHIEELPAQKTMEFSYGNQNFQIIPFYEETLDYIEVVEGNTLLNTLGTFNYTVKSPLLEKMSEKKMILKREIPPNITITHDIQNLKDQTAELIQHQDATNELIKESLVKSADLLEGGDKTIYVMPVNPDMPTEDMGGLAAWTLDDNVILLALSSSYNEEMLAYTMAHEYHHAVTMEGDTAYDSLLDFVVFEGKGDAFAKTLYPETEVAWTKQLSDEEMEVAFAQLKESGNTTDFEIYEGWLDGNPEMNIPRWANYRMGDLIMQDYLKNHGDVTLEEWAELDAEDILQGGVYKGFLGDS, from the coding sequence GTGAAAAAGCAAGCCCTTACCATTATGACAATCCTTCTGTTCACCCTTTCTGCCTGCGCAGAAGATGAAAATAATACTGAAAAGATACATATAGAGGAACTGCCTGCGCAGAAAACAATGGAATTCTCATATGGTAATCAGAACTTTCAAATCATCCCGTTTTATGAAGAGACTTTGGATTACATCGAAGTGGTAGAGGGAAACACTCTGCTGAATACACTCGGAACATTTAATTATACGGTGAAATCTCCGCTTCTTGAAAAAATGTCGGAGAAGAAAATGATTTTGAAGAGGGAGATTCCGCCAAACATCACGATCACTCATGACATCCAAAATCTGAAAGATCAGACTGCAGAATTGATTCAACATCAGGATGCAACGAATGAGTTGATCAAAGAGTCATTGGTGAAGTCGGCAGATCTACTTGAAGGCGGGGACAAAACCATCTATGTCATGCCGGTCAATCCGGATATGCCGACAGAGGACATGGGAGGCTTAGCAGCATGGACACTCGATGACAATGTCATTCTATTAGCACTGTCCTCCTCTTATAATGAGGAAATGCTCGCCTATACGATGGCGCACGAGTATCACCATGCCGTCACGATGGAAGGGGATACCGCTTACGATTCCTTATTGGACTTTGTGGTCTTTGAAGGGAAAGGTGATGCATTTGCAAAAACGTTGTATCCAGAAACGGAAGTAGCATGGACGAAGCAGCTTTCTGATGAAGAAATGGAAGTGGCATTCGCACAGTTAAAAGAAAGTGGGAACACTACTGATTTTGAGATATATGAAGGGTGGTTAGATGGAAATCCCGAGATGAACATCCCCAGGTGGGCGAATTACAGGATGGGTGATCTCATTATGCAGGATTATTTAAAAAATCATGGGGATGTAACGCTGGAGGAGTGGGCGGAACTTGACGCAGAGGACATTCTACAGGGTGGTGTGTATAAAGGGTTTCTAGGAGATTCATAG
- a CDS encoding ABC transporter, giving the protein MVSNHRKCSCSVFDIFLGVLTGLIWFLLAALGVITDAFALVGLVGGLADFVAIFVGVVGFLAILLFGICLFKKIWHCCFGRRRGGGGGGDC; this is encoded by the coding sequence ATGGTTTCTAACCACAGAAAATGTTCATGCAGCGTTTTTGATATTTTCCTTGGGGTGCTGACAGGATTAATTTGGTTCCTGCTTGCGGCTTTAGGAGTAATTACAGATGCATTTGCTTTAGTAGGACTTGTCGGCGGCCTTGCTGATTTTGTGGCAATTTTCGTTGGAGTAGTAGGGTTCTTAGCAATTCTGCTATTCGGCATCTGTCTCTTCAAAAAGATTTGGCATTGCTGTTTCGGAAGAAGAAGAGGCGGCGGTGGCGGTGGCGATTGCTAA
- a CDS encoding VOC family protein: MNLGAFSVSLNVKDIHKSKEFYENLGFKTLGGDISQNWLILKNESHIIGLFQGMFEKNILTFNPGWNQDAENLDSFTDVRDLQKELKAKGINILSEADETGEGPASLMIEDPDGNPILIDQHR; this comes from the coding sequence ATGAATTTAGGAGCATTTTCAGTAAGTCTAAATGTAAAGGACATTCATAAATCCAAGGAATTTTACGAAAATCTGGGATTTAAAACGCTAGGGGGAGACATTTCACAGAACTGGCTTATTTTGAAGAATGAAAGTCATATTATTGGTTTGTTTCAGGGGATGTTTGAAAAGAACATTCTTACATTTAATCCCGGCTGGAATCAAGATGCCGAAAACCTTGATTCTTTTACAGATGTCAGGGACCTACAGAAAGAACTTAAGGCTAAAGGGATCAACATATTGTCTGAAGCAGACGAAACGGGTGAAGGCCCAGCAAGCTTGATGATAGAGGATCCGGACGGCAATCCGATTTTGATTGATCAGCATAGATAA
- a CDS encoding DUF2785 domain-containing protein: MNLQLHKTALKDNDLKIVLTQIKSGEKNWLEVDRLSIVQAMFAHIGSTDPELRDQLIYTSFYRMIIEDNLIEPENLKKLLFKSINELLHKGIGESGTDSVFTRTFTTLLIALILYRDNEESFLTQEDIDQVKHELIHYINEEIDLRGYVPYKGWAHSIAHVADTFDELVKSPKISQELYSEILHPLWKKMLVSESTYIHQEDERMVTPIIEMLDRGLSEQEVITQVQALPAELKAQKEHLDEEKYWFLVFNSKAFLKSFYMKLNEYSKFSSLQESIQQCLREI; encoded by the coding sequence ATGAATCTGCAATTACATAAAACTGCTCTAAAAGATAATGACCTAAAAATAGTATTGACCCAAATAAAATCCGGAGAAAAAAACTGGTTGGAAGTGGATAGACTTTCAATTGTTCAAGCGATGTTCGCCCATATAGGTTCAACTGATCCAGAACTGAGGGATCAGCTCATTTACACCTCTTTTTATCGGATGATCATTGAGGATAATCTGATTGAACCAGAGAATTTAAAAAAATTGTTGTTTAAAAGTATAAATGAGCTTTTACATAAGGGAATTGGTGAAAGCGGAACGGATTCTGTATTTACGAGAACATTCACGACACTATTGATCGCCCTTATTTTGTACAGGGATAATGAGGAAAGTTTTTTGACACAAGAGGATATTGATCAAGTAAAGCATGAGTTGATCCATTATATTAATGAGGAGATAGATCTAAGGGGATATGTACCCTATAAGGGCTGGGCCCACAGTATTGCGCATGTTGCCGACACCTTCGACGAGCTTGTGAAAAGTCCGAAGATAAGTCAAGAATTGTACTCGGAGATCCTCCATCCATTATGGAAGAAAATGTTAGTTTCAGAAAGCACCTATATCCATCAAGAAGACGAGAGGATGGTCACACCGATCATTGAAATGCTGGATAGGGGCCTCAGTGAGCAGGAAGTAATAACCCAAGTCCAAGCCCTTCCAGCTGAATTAAAAGCCCAAAAGGAACACCTTGATGAAGAGAAGTATTGGTTTCTGGTATTTAACAGCAAGGCGTTTTTGAAGAGTTTTTATATGAAATTAAATGAGTACTCGAAATTCAGTTCACTCCAGGAGAGTATTCAACAATGCCTTCGCGAAATATAG
- a CDS encoding fasciclin domain-containing protein, which yields MALIFVVFMMFVSLSNGVLAVGGQSPAADKDIIDTAVEAGQFKTLAAALEKAGLVETLKGEGPYTVFAPTDAAFDKLLKKLGITAEELLARDDLKEILLYHVLSGKVLSTDLKDGMKAETLAKKTVDISLDPVRVNNANVVKADIEASNGVIHVIDEVLVP from the coding sequence ATGGCATTGATTTTCGTTGTGTTCATGATGTTTGTGTCTCTATCAAATGGAGTGTTGGCTGTAGGGGGTCAATCTCCAGCAGCTGACAAGGATATCATCGACACTGCTGTAGAAGCCGGGCAATTCAAGACACTGGCTGCCGCTTTGGAAAAAGCAGGTCTGGTTGAGACATTGAAAGGGGAGGGGCCATATACGGTGTTCGCTCCCACGGATGCCGCGTTTGACAAGCTTCTGAAAAAGTTGGGAATCACAGCGGAAGAATTATTGGCAAGAGATGATTTAAAGGAAATCCTGCTTTACCACGTATTATCAGGTAAGGTTCTCTCTACGGATCTAAAAGACGGGATGAAGGCGGAAACTCTTGCGAAGAAGACTGTGGATATTTCACTTGATCCTGTACGCGTAAATAATGCGAATGTTGTAAAAGCGGATATCGAGGCATCCAATGGTGTCATTCATGTCATTGATGAAGTATTGGTACCATAA
- a CDS encoding GyrI-like domain-containing protein, which yields MYKRVINQKTIKSLNEIKLVGFRVLCEGEEYLEEIPKAARLLKERSYEIKNAVHPVRQVGAFVVEEMSKEEDGYWIGVQVEEYQDIPEGMVTLTVPQQTYAAIMHHGPGDQIRSSYEELHRWISEQRKERLNHGWNLEMYQEDNDPENPDDVRVELLDSIL from the coding sequence ATGTACAAAAGAGTCATTAATCAAAAAACAATAAAAAGTTTGAATGAAATCAAATTGGTGGGTTTCAGGGTTCTGTGTGAAGGAGAAGAGTATTTAGAAGAAATACCGAAAGCAGCGCGGTTGCTAAAGGAGCGGTCATATGAAATAAAGAATGCCGTTCACCCGGTCCGGCAGGTGGGGGCATTTGTTGTGGAGGAAATGTCTAAAGAAGAAGATGGATATTGGATCGGTGTCCAGGTAGAAGAGTATCAGGATATCCCAGAAGGTATGGTGACGTTGACCGTCCCTCAGCAAACATACGCTGCGATCATGCATCATGGACCCGGTGACCAGATCAGAAGCAGTTATGAAGAACTGCATCGATGGATATCAGAACAAAGGAAGGAACGGTTGAATCACGGATGGAATTTAGAAATGTATCAGGAGGATAATGATCCAGAGAATCCCGATGATGTCAGGGTGGAGTTGTTGGATTCGATTTTATGA
- a CDS encoding GNAT family N-acetyltransferase, translating to MMYRFEKMTQQEAEDIAYNWHYDGEYSFYDMEADKEDLAGFLDPESRGDTMFTVRKGKEVVGFFSVNNTEQDSIFDIGLGMRPDLTGSGLGLEFLRAGMDFVITRFAPEKITLSVAAFNQRAINVYKKMGFKELDRFMQDTNGGTYEFIRMENYPVATTVNRPLID from the coding sequence GTGATGTACAGGTTTGAAAAAATGACGCAGCAGGAAGCAGAGGACATAGCCTATAACTGGCATTATGATGGAGAATATTCTTTTTATGATATGGAAGCAGATAAAGAAGACCTTGCCGGATTTTTGGATCCAGAGTCTCGGGGTGACACGATGTTCACCGTTCGTAAAGGCAAGGAAGTAGTGGGCTTTTTCAGTGTAAACAACACAGAGCAGGACTCGATTTTTGATATCGGACTTGGTATGAGGCCTGATTTGACGGGGAGCGGTTTGGGATTGGAATTTCTGAGGGCCGGTATGGACTTTGTGATCACCCGTTTTGCACCTGAGAAAATCACTTTATCTGTTGCAGCATTCAATCAACGGGCGATCAATGTCTACAAAAAGATGGGTTTTAAAGAATTGGATAGGTTCATGCAGGACACAAATGGAGGTACATATGAATTTATTCGGATGGAGAATTATCCTGTGGCGACAACCGTCAACAGGCCATTGATTGACTAA